The stretch of DNA AAATAAATAAGGAATTTTCAAATTTTTTACGCTTGCATACATAAAAGGGGGAGAAATATCATGAAGCATTTGTCTCAAGCCGACGAACAGGTTTTTCAAGCGATCCAACAAGAATTAGGTCGTCAGCGGTCTAAAATCGAATTAATTGCCTCAGAAAACTTTGTAAGTGAAGCAGTCATGGAAGCACAAGGTTCCGTTCTAACCAATAAGTACGCAGAAGGCTACCCAGGCCGTCGCTATTATGGTGGCTGTGAGTATGTCGATGTTGTGGAAGATTTAGCCCGTGAACGTGCGAAAGAAATCTTCGGAGCGGAATATGTAAACGTGCAGCCTCACTCTGGTGCACAGGCCAATATGGCGGTTTACTTCACCGTTCTTGAGCAGGGCGATACAGTGCTTGGCATGAATTTATCCCACGGCGGTCACTTAACACACGGCAGCCCAGTCAATTTCAGTGGTATTCAATATAACTTCGTGGAATATGGTGTTGATGAAGTGACACACCGTATCAATTACGAAGATGTTCGTGCAAAAGCACTTGAACATAAGCCAAAGATGATTGTGGCGGGTGCAAGTGCTTATCCACGTGAAATCGATTTTGCGAAGTTCCGTGAGATTGCCGACGAAGTGGGCGCCTACCTCATGGTTGATATGGCTCACATTGCTGGTCTTGTTGCAGCAGGCTTGCATCCAAATCCAGTGCCATACGCAGATTTTGTAACGACAACTACTCACAAGACATTGCGTGGTCCACGCGGCGGAATGATTCTTTGCAAAGAGGAATTTGGCAAGAAGATTGATAAGTCGATTTTCCCTGGCATTCAAGGCGGTCCGCTTATGCATGTAATTGCGGCGAAGGCTGTTGCTTTCGGTGAAGCACTGCAGGACAGCTTTAAAGAATATGCTGGCAACATCATTGCCAATGCGAAGCGCTTAGCGGATAGCTTACAAAAAGAAGGCTTGAAGTTAGTGTCTGGTGGTACGGATAACCATTTATTATTGGTGGATGTACAGTCGCTTAACTTAACTGGTAAGGTAGCTGAAAAAGTACTTGATGAAATCGGTATTACCGTTAATAAAAACACGATTCCATTTGATCCACAAAGTCCATTCGTAACGAGTGGTATCCGCATCGGTACGGCAGCGGTAACGAGCCGAGGCTTTGGTCCAGAGGATATGGACGAAATTGCGTCCATCATCGCCTTCACTTTGAAAAACCATGAAGATGAAGCGAAACTAGAAGAAGCACGCGGGCTTGTTGAAGCCTTAACAAGTAAATTTACACTCTATCCAGAATACTAAACATCACAGAATCGGCCTACATTTTATTGAGGCCGATTTTTTTCTGGTTAGAAGGTTTTTTTCGAAAAATTCCTACTACTAAAAGTAACCGTTTTCCTATTTGCTCATTGCACTTTTTTTCTGTAAAATGAGACGGAGTATTTGATAAATTTTATAAAAAGGGGCGATTTTTTTGGCAAAGGTATACGTCTTCGACCATCCACTGATCCAACATAAGTTGACTTACATACGTGATAAAAACACAGGAACAAAGGAATTCCGCGAATTGGTTGATGAAGTGGCAACTTTAATGGCGTTTGAAATCACAAGGGACATGCCGCTTGAAGATATCAATATTGAGACACCCGTGTGCCAAACAAAATCGAAGGTTCTTTCTGGGAAGAAAATTGGTTTAGTGCCAATCCTGCGTGCCGGAATCGGAATGGTTGACGGAATCTTAAAGTTAATCCCAGCGGCAAAGGTAGGTCACATCGGACTATACCGCGACCCAGAAACACTGAAGCCAGTAGAATATTATGCAAAGCTTCCGAGTGATGTGGAAGAACGTGACTTCATCGTGGTCGATCCAATGCTAGCAACAGGAGGTTCTGCTAATGAAGCGATCAACTCCTTGAAAAAGCGCGGCGCTAAAAATATCAAATTTATGTGTTTGATTGCTGCACCTGAAGGCGTGGAAGCGGTGAAAACGGAGCATCCGGACGTGGATATTTATATCGCAGCGTTAGACGAGAAATTAAATGACCATGGCTATATTGTACCAGGCCTTGGTGATGCCGGTGACCGTTTGTTTGGAACGAAATAAGGATAATTGGGGAAAAGCCGAGTGTTGGTGCTCGGCTTTTTTTTAATTGGTTTTTTGGGGTTGGATTTGGTTATATTTGGAAAAATATCCAATGCACGCAAAAAATGAGCCAATGTTGTCTGAAAATGAGCCAGTCTTCCGGAAAAATCAGCCAATCATAGGAAAAAATGAGCCAATCAACCCGAAAAATGAGCCAATCACAAAAATGACCACCCGATTATCCAAGAAATTGTGTTTACAAACTCCGAATTCCTCCTAAAAACCCACCTTAAATCATCGTTCACAAAATCTACCTACAAAAAATAAAGGATTCTTAGGCTTTTCATTAGAAAAAGGTAACTGTTAAAAAACAAAAAGGAGGAAAATTCATGATTTTAAAGGAAAGACCTGTTCCGATTCAGCTTTTACAGCGGGAGGCACTACTAAGGAGGGTGGACAAAAGTTTTTACCGCTACAAGGAGATTGAAAAGGACTTAATTAATTGGAAAACGGGCTATTCGGGTGAAAAAAATACAGACTATTACTTATCCTATTTACCGGAAGAACAGTTTGGCATTATAAATGATCTCCGGCTGAAAAACCAAAATACATTCCAAATGGACACGGTCCTGGTCTCTCTTATGTTTGGCTTAATTCTTGAAATAAAGAACATAGCTGGGACGCTATTCTTCGATCAATACACTAACAGTGTTACAAGGATCTATAAGGACATCGAAGAAGGCATTACTAATCCTCTCATTCAAGCAAAGCGGCACCGAAATCAATTGCTTCTATGGATGATAAAACATAAGCTCCCACCAATCCCCCTTGAATATTTAGTAGTAATCAGCAGAAACTCCACCGTTTTAAAAACAAATCCAGGTAATGAACATATTTTTAAAAATATTATTTATGCAGAGTGTTTAGAGGAGAAAATCAGTCAGCTTGCAACGAAATACCAAGCACCTATCCTAAAAAGCAAAACCTACAATAAACTGACACAGCTTCTGTTATCAGAACATATCCCCGCATATCCTGAAATTCTGAGAATGTATGGTATTATCCGAAATGAGATTGTCCCTGGTGTTCAATGCCCAACCTGCAAAAGGATACCGATGTTGAGAGTGTCAGCATCATGGTATTGCTCCTATTGCAAGACCTACTCTAAAGATGCACACTTCCCAGCGGTAAGAGATTATTTCCTTCTATCAAATGAAAAAATGACTTTAAAACAGTTTCAGGAATTTTTATTAATCGATAAACGCGGAGTAGCTAAGGGGTTACTTCACACACTACATCTTCAGGTCTCTGGCAGCGGAAGAACCACTCAATACTATCTTCCTCCCGACTGCATACTTTCCCCGCTAAATGAAAACGATAGGAAAAAAGGGGATTTTCACTGATGAAATTCATACTTGCTTTGCTCCTTGCCTTTCAAACTCCAAGAATTCTTATTCATCCTCCTATTCCAAAACCTACAAATGAACAAACCGTAGCGATTATCCTTTTGGACCGGCCTCAGTCGGAGCAGGAAATCGCGCAACTCATCCGTCCGTACAGAGATATCAAGCTAAGACGAATCTTTAAAGAGGCAATTGACGGATTTTCGGTTCAAGGTCCCGCCGAAACTATCGCCAAACTCACAAACCAACAGCATATAATGAATGTCTCACAGGTGACCCAGTATCAGGTAGAAACCGAGGAAAGTGTCAAAATAATTGGCGGAGAAGAGGTCCGTAGCTATTTTGACGCAAAAGACGAGCGCCTTACCGGGAAAGGGGTGACGGTTGGGGTCATTGATACGGGTGTCGATTATACGCATCCCGACCTGCAGCGCAACTACGCCGGCGGGCATGACCTCGTTGACAATGACCGCGATCCGATGGAAACCCTCGCTATCGGGAAAGCAACTATCCATGGCACCCATGTCGCGGGAATCATTGCGGCTAATGGAAAAATTAAGGGCGTGGCGCCGGAGGCGAAAATTGTGGCGTACCGGGCACTTGGGCCAGGAGGCGGCGGGACGACCGAACAGGTGCTGGCGGCCATTGATCAGGCAATTAAAGACAAAGTCGATATTATGAATCTATCGCTCGGGAACGATATCAATGGGCCGGACCTTCCGATTAGTATGGCACTCAACCGCGCGGTGGACAAAGGGATTGTGGCAGTGGCCGCTTCCGGAAATTCTGGACCGAATGTGTGGACGGTTGGTTCACCGGGAACGGCGGCCAAAGCGATTTCAGTCGGAGCCTCTACACCCACGATGGAAATACCTTTCTTATTAATAGAAGGAAGCCGGAATAAATATCGAATTCAGCCGATGGAGGGCTCAGCTAAATGGGCGTTAGACCGGTCAGTTGATCTGGTGGATGGCGGCATCGGCAGGAAAGAGGAATTAAGGAATGTTCAAGGAAAAATCGTCCTGATGAAGCGGGGGACGCTGACCTTTACTGAGAAAGCAGAAAATGCCCGCGCAGCGGGAGCCAGGGCGGTGTTGATCTACAATAATATGAGCGGAAGCTTCATTGGGAATTTGGAATCTCCGCTGACCCTACCAGTGGGTTCACTATCGAAGGGTGACGGAGTTATTTTACAAAAAGAAATAAAGAAACAGCGTGTGGCGGCGAGAATCTCGGTGGTAGAGGAGCGGGACCGGTTGGCAGACTTTAGCTCGAGGGGGCCGGTGACGGGAACGTGGGAAATTAAGCCGGACATTGTTGCACCGGGGGTAGCCATTAATTCGACGATTCCAGGCGGCTATTTGTCTTTGCAGGGTACGAGTATGGCGGCACCGCATGTGGCCGGGGCCTGTGCGTTAATTAAGCAGGCGCACCCGGACTGGACGCCGGTGCAAATTAAAGCAGCGTTGATGAACACGGCAAAACCGCTTGTGAAGAGGGAGCGCGGACAAATGAGGTCTACTGCTGATGAGAGTCTTGGGTTTTACCGAACGTACGAACAGGGGGCCGGCCGCATTCAAGTAGATGAAGCGATTAAGGCGACCTCGCTTGTTTCGCCGAGCAGTATGAGGTTTGGGAAATATAGTGACGATCATGATGTACATCAGGCCACACTGCATGTGGAAAATAGGAGTTCGGAAACGCAGCGGTATTCCTTTTCGATTCCGCAGAGGATGGAGGGGCTGAGCTGGAGGTTCCCGCTGTCGTTCACGCTTGGGCCGAAGGAGTCGAAAGAGGTGACGGTTGAGTTAATGGTCGACCCGAAAGTGTTTTTGCGAAAAGTACATGACGGTTATATTCAAATGCAGGCCGGTTCATCGACGATTCACATTCCGTATTTGTATGTACTAGAGGAGCCGGGATACCCACGGGTGATGGGATTTGATTTTGGTGAAAGCGATCATCGTGGACAGTATCGGTATGAGGTGTATTTACCTGGCGGCGCAGAGGAGTTTGGAATTGCCCTGTTTAACCCAGAGGATTACCGATTTGTTGGCTTTTTGGATACGAAGACAAATGTGAAAAAAGGGTTAACCCGGAAAGTGATTCAGGCTGATCAGCTGCCGGAAGATGGGACGTACCTCGTGAAGGTGTTTGCTAAAAAGGCTGGGAAGGAAGATTTTATCGAGCGGATGATCGTCATCGAGAGGGAAAAAGAGTAAAATGTGCGAGTGAATGGGCAAGCCAAAATCCGGACGGCTTGTCCACCCCGTTAATCACGGATATCCGCCTCCTGTGACAATGTTCACAAAATAGACACAAAATGGTCAAAAAAAGTTTAAAAAATCCACTACAATAATAGAGTAAATTAAAATTTGATGAGAGAAAAATCTTGGGAAATTGTTTGTGGAATAATTCACTAAATTCATTGACTTTAAAAGTTGCCTATTGTATGCTAACAAAGGGTGTAAAATGATAGGGTTTTCATCGGATTAATAGACTATTTTCCACGGTGTTTCCCGCCTGTTTGCATACTATTATCCGGTTCACATTCTCTTATAGTGAGGATGCGATAAGCATGCGACAAAACAACCGCAATCCATTACAAGCTATGGCTTTAATGTCCGCGATCGTCTCCCAGTTAATCGGTTCCATTCTAATAGGTATTTTCTCAGGCAGATGGCTGGATCGGCATTGGGGTACCGAACCAATTTTCTTAATAGTTGGACTGCTTTTAGGACTTGCAGCAGGCACCTATTCCATGCTTCTTTCAATCCGTCATTTCTATTCAGGAGATAAATAACTATGCCAGATTTTAGAGTCATGTACAACAGACAGCGGAAATGGATTTTTTACTTGTTGTCCATTTATGTTCTCGGCTGGGGATTTACATCATACCAAACAATCTTCCTAGGGTTGATTCTTGGGACATGCTTTGGTTTCTTAAATCTTTGGTTATTAGTAAGAAAAACTGAAGACTTTGATAAAAAGGTATCACAGGGCAAAAAAGTCCGCTCGCTTGGGTCGCTTTCCAGGATGGCAGTAGGTGGAATAGCGGCATTAATTGCATTGAGGTATCCAGAGTATTTCAATGTAATGGGTTTAGTAATAGGATTGATGACATCCTATATTGTCATTATGATAGATTATTTTTATCATGCATTGCATGTACATAAATGAAGCGGAAACGAGGTGAGTTTACATGGAACACGGAACTCCGGATTTTAAGTTTATGGGGCTTTGGTTTAACGGGGCCAATATTCTAATGATTACGGTTGCAAGTGCGATTGTTTTCCTTATTGCAGTCCTTGCTACCCGCAAACTTGCGATGAAACCAACCGGCGTACAAAATTTCTTTGAGTGGATTTTGGACTTCGTTAAAGGAATTATCAACAGTACAATGGATTGGAAGACAGGTGGTCGATTCCACATTCTTGGGATCACACTATTGATGTATATCTTTGTATCTAATATGTTAGGTCTTCCGTTTGCAATCGTAGTTGGCGAAAACCTTTGGTGGAAATCACCGACAGCTGACCCAACGATTACGTTAACGTTAGCGGTTATGGTTGTTGCGTTATCGCACTTCTATGGTGTAAAGCTAAAAGGTGTAAAAGGATATGCAGAAGGCTTCTTCAGCCCAATGAAATTTCTTTTCCCATTAAAGATTATTGAGGAATTCGCGAATACGCTAACTCTTGGTTTGCGTTTATACGGTAACATTTTTGCCGGTGAATTGCTTCTTTCCCTATTAGCAGCTGGACTAGCGCATCAAGGAATTGCTGGAACTATTGCAGCAGTACCATTAACACTAGTATGGCAAGGTTTCTCTATTTTCGTAGGTTCAATTCAAGCTTACATTTTCACAATGTTAACAATGGTTTATATGGCTCATAAAGTGAGTCACGACCATTAATATAAACCGTTCATTACTCATGAACAAAATAATAAACTATATTTTTTTATACATTTAAGGAGGAAAAACGAAATGACAGGTTCAATTGGTATTTTAGCAGCAGCGATTGCAATTGGTTTATCAGCTATTGGCGCAGGTATTGGTAACGGTCTTATCGTAGGACGTACTGTAGAAGGTGTTGCTCGTCAACCTGAATTACGTGGTACACTACAAACTACAATGTTCATCGGGGTTGCGTTAGTTGAAGCATTACCGATCATCGGTGTAGTTATCGCGTTCATGGTTTTAAATAAGTAATTATCATTAAAACTCCAGATGGCGAAGATACATACATCCTTCGCCATTCATTTATGTCTAGTTAAATTGTTGTTACTTTCATCGTTTAGCGACTCTTGAAAGGAGTGAACCCAGGGTGTTAACAAGCAATTTTGTATTGGCTACTGCTGCTGAAGGCGGTTCCCATATTAATTTTGGAGATATCTTCTTCCAATTACTAATGTTTATTATTTTATTAGCATTGCTTAAAAAGTTCGCATGGGGTCCGTTAATGGGCATCATGAAGGAACGTGAAGCACACATTGTTAATGAAATTAATGCGGCTGAAAATAGTCGTTTAGAAGCGAAAAAACTTTTAGAAGAACAAAGAAGTCTTTTAAAAGAAGCTCGTACCGAAGCACAGAACTTAATGGAAAACGCTAGAAAACAAGGCGATATCCAACGAGAAGAGATCGTAGTTGCAGCACGTACGGAAGCAGAGCGTCTTAAAGAAGCTGCTAAGCTTGAAATTGAGCAGCAAAAAGAAAAAGCAGTTACAGCTATTCGCGAACAAGTTGCTTCCCTGTCTGTATTAATTGCTTCTAAAGTCATTGAGAAAGAATTAACTGCAGCAGATCAAGAACAACTTATTAGCGAATATATCAAAGAGGCAGGAGAAGAGCGATGAGCAATTCTATGGTAGCAAAACGCTACGCGTCAGCTCTTTTTCAAATTGCAAAAGAACAGCAGATTCTAAGTACAGTAGAAGAAGAACTTCGTGTAGTGAAAGAAGTTTTACAATACAATACTGATTTGAAAGCTGTCCTAAAATCATCAAAACTAACGATTGATAAGAAAAAAGAGGTTATAAAAGCCGCTTTTGTATCTATCAATGCCTATGTACTAAATACATTGTTAATTTTGATTGATCGTCATCGCGAAGATGAAATCGTCGAAGTGGTGGACCAGTTTATTGAACTGTCAAATAATGAAATGGGGATTGCTGAAGCAGAAGTGTACAGCATTCGTCCGCTTACAGATGCTGAGCGTACGGCTATTTCTACTACATTTGCAGCAAAAGTAGGCAAGAAATCATTGAGAATTGAAAATATCGTAGATTCCGAATTGCTTGGTGGCGTGAAGCTCCGCATCGGAAAC from Bacillus sp. SLBN-46 encodes:
- the glyA gene encoding serine hydroxymethyltransferase, giving the protein MKHLSQADEQVFQAIQQELGRQRSKIELIASENFVSEAVMEAQGSVLTNKYAEGYPGRRYYGGCEYVDVVEDLARERAKEIFGAEYVNVQPHSGAQANMAVYFTVLEQGDTVLGMNLSHGGHLTHGSPVNFSGIQYNFVEYGVDEVTHRINYEDVRAKALEHKPKMIVAGASAYPREIDFAKFREIADEVGAYLMVDMAHIAGLVAAGLHPNPVPYADFVTTTTHKTLRGPRGGMILCKEEFGKKIDKSIFPGIQGGPLMHVIAAKAVAFGEALQDSFKEYAGNIIANAKRLADSLQKEGLKLVSGGTDNHLLLVDVQSLNLTGKVAEKVLDEIGITVNKNTIPFDPQSPFVTSGIRIGTAAVTSRGFGPEDMDEIASIIAFTLKNHEDEAKLEEARGLVEALTSKFTLYPEY
- the upp gene encoding uracil phosphoribosyltransferase; this encodes MAKVYVFDHPLIQHKLTYIRDKNTGTKEFRELVDEVATLMAFEITRDMPLEDINIETPVCQTKSKVLSGKKIGLVPILRAGIGMVDGILKLIPAAKVGHIGLYRDPETLKPVEYYAKLPSDVEERDFIVVDPMLATGGSANEAINSLKKRGAKNIKFMCLIAAPEGVEAVKTEHPDVDIYIAALDEKLNDHGYIVPGLGDAGDRLFGTK
- a CDS encoding nuclease-related domain-containing protein; translation: MILKERPVPIQLLQREALLRRVDKSFYRYKEIEKDLINWKTGYSGEKNTDYYLSYLPEEQFGIINDLRLKNQNTFQMDTVLVSLMFGLILEIKNIAGTLFFDQYTNSVTRIYKDIEEGITNPLIQAKRHRNQLLLWMIKHKLPPIPLEYLVVISRNSTVLKTNPGNEHIFKNIIYAECLEEKISQLATKYQAPILKSKTYNKLTQLLLSEHIPAYPEILRMYGIIRNEIVPGVQCPTCKRIPMLRVSASWYCSYCKTYSKDAHFPAVRDYFLLSNEKMTLKQFQEFLLIDKRGVAKGLLHTLHLQVSGSGRTTQYYLPPDCILSPLNENDRKKGDFH
- a CDS encoding S8 family serine peptidase — encoded protein: MKFILALLLAFQTPRILIHPPIPKPTNEQTVAIILLDRPQSEQEIAQLIRPYRDIKLRRIFKEAIDGFSVQGPAETIAKLTNQQHIMNVSQVTQYQVETEESVKIIGGEEVRSYFDAKDERLTGKGVTVGVIDTGVDYTHPDLQRNYAGGHDLVDNDRDPMETLAIGKATIHGTHVAGIIAANGKIKGVAPEAKIVAYRALGPGGGGTTEQVLAAIDQAIKDKVDIMNLSLGNDINGPDLPISMALNRAVDKGIVAVAASGNSGPNVWTVGSPGTAAKAISVGASTPTMEIPFLLIEGSRNKYRIQPMEGSAKWALDRSVDLVDGGIGRKEELRNVQGKIVLMKRGTLTFTEKAENARAAGARAVLIYNNMSGSFIGNLESPLTLPVGSLSKGDGVILQKEIKKQRVAARISVVEERDRLADFSSRGPVTGTWEIKPDIVAPGVAINSTIPGGYLSLQGTSMAAPHVAGACALIKQAHPDWTPVQIKAALMNTAKPLVKRERGQMRSTADESLGFYRTYEQGAGRIQVDEAIKATSLVSPSSMRFGKYSDDHDVHQATLHVENRSSETQRYSFSIPQRMEGLSWRFPLSFTLGPKESKEVTVELMVDPKVFLRKVHDGYIQMQAGSSTIHIPYLYVLEEPGYPRVMGFDFGESDHRGQYRYEVYLPGGAEEFGIALFNPEDYRFVGFLDTKTNVKKGLTRKVIQADQLPEDGTYLVKVFAKKAGKEDFIERMIVIEREKE
- a CDS encoding AtpZ/AtpI family protein, whose translation is MRQNNRNPLQAMALMSAIVSQLIGSILIGIFSGRWLDRHWGTEPIFLIVGLLLGLAAGTYSMLLSIRHFYSGDK
- a CDS encoding ATP synthase subunit I: MPDFRVMYNRQRKWIFYLLSIYVLGWGFTSYQTIFLGLILGTCFGFLNLWLLVRKTEDFDKKVSQGKKVRSLGSLSRMAVGGIAALIALRYPEYFNVMGLVIGLMTSYIVIMIDYFYHALHVHK
- the atpB gene encoding F0F1 ATP synthase subunit A — translated: MEHGTPDFKFMGLWFNGANILMITVASAIVFLIAVLATRKLAMKPTGVQNFFEWILDFVKGIINSTMDWKTGGRFHILGITLLMYIFVSNMLGLPFAIVVGENLWWKSPTADPTITLTLAVMVVALSHFYGVKLKGVKGYAEGFFSPMKFLFPLKIIEEFANTLTLGLRLYGNIFAGELLLSLLAAGLAHQGIAGTIAAVPLTLVWQGFSIFVGSIQAYIFTMLTMVYMAHKVSHDH
- the atpE gene encoding F0F1 ATP synthase subunit C — encoded protein: MTGSIGILAAAIAIGLSAIGAGIGNGLIVGRTVEGVARQPELRGTLQTTMFIGVALVEALPIIGVVIAFMVLNK
- a CDS encoding F0F1 ATP synthase subunit B translates to MLTSNFVLATAAEGGSHINFGDIFFQLLMFIILLALLKKFAWGPLMGIMKEREAHIVNEINAAENSRLEAKKLLEEQRSLLKEARTEAQNLMENARKQGDIQREEIVVAARTEAERLKEAAKLEIEQQKEKAVTAIREQVASLSVLIASKVIEKELTAADQEQLISEYIKEAGEER
- a CDS encoding F0F1 ATP synthase subunit delta; this encodes MSNSMVAKRYASALFQIAKEQQILSTVEEELRVVKEVLQYNTDLKAVLKSSKLTIDKKKEVIKAAFVSINAYVLNTLLILIDRHREDEIVEVVDQFIELSNNEMGIAEAEVYSIRPLTDAERTAISTTFAAKVGKKSLRIENIVDSELLGGVKLRIGNRIYDGSLRGKLNRLERKLLS